A single genomic interval of Lathyrus oleraceus cultivar Zhongwan6 chromosome 7, CAAS_Psat_ZW6_1.0, whole genome shotgun sequence harbors:
- the LOC127103032 gene encoding uncharacterized protein LOC127103032, with protein MSLFNLNRKRSKVVAHTKKRKEAPSSDSEYDVEQKVQDITPLKKDVGKKVTANVPEVPIYNISFHSVENVEKWKFVYQKRLALERYLGKDALECKEVVSLIENAGLMKSVDGFNKCYEMLVKEFIVNIPTDCDNKKSKEYKKVYVRGVEFSPEVIYRFKGRCEDEQAEVEVTDNTIYKEIIVKHVSQWSRKGKLSDSKLSVKYTVKMPIVFPSLICGKILSQHPGILISSDATSKRESLISLNYRLFAGTHVPHIVMPSGKETVAQPQRMRMLMQMLLLKHFPVLTFDMFFSATSMVVCQFLAKNGE; from the exons ATGTCTTTGTTTAACTTGAATAGAAAAAGG AGCAAGGTTGTGGCTCATACTAAGAAAAGGAAGGAAGCACCTTCAAGTGACTCTGAGTATGATGTCGAACAGAAAGTTCAAGACATCACGCCTCTAAAGAAAGATGTTGGGAAAAAGGTCACTGCTAATGTGCCTGAAGTTCCCATTTACAACATCTCTTTTCACTCTGTTGAGAATGTTGAAAAATGGAAGTTTGTGTACCAAAAGAGATTGGCTTTGGAAAGATATCTTGGGAAGGATGCCCTTGAATGTAAGGAGGTAGTAAGTCTTATTGAGAATGCGGGATTAATGAAGAGTGTTGATGGTTTTAACAAGTGTTATGAGATGCTTGTAAAGGAGTTCATTGTGAACATTCCTACGGATTGTGACAATAAGAAGAGTAAGGAGTACAAAAAGGTGTATGTGAGAGGTGTGGAGTTTTCTCCTGAGGTGATTTACAGGTTTAAGGGAAGGTGTGAGGATGAGCAGGCTGAAGTAGAAGTAACTGATAACACTATATATAAAGAAATCATTGTCAAACATGTGTCACAATGGTCAAGAAAGGGCAAGCTATCAGATAGCAAGTTGAGTGTGAAGTATACTGTGAAAATGCCTATTGTTTTTCCCTCTCTAATTTGTGGAAAAATTCTGAGTCAGCACCCTGGGATCTTGATCAGTTCTGATGCAACAAGTAAGAGGGAATCTCTTATATCCTTAAATTATAGGTTATTCGCAGGGACACATGTCCCACACATTGTCATGCCATCTGGTAAGGAAACTGTAGCTCAACCTCAAAGGATGAGAATGTTGATGCAGATGTTGCTACTGAAACATTTTCCAGTTCTGACATTTGATATG TTTTTCTCTGCTACTTCTATGGTTGTTTGTCAATTTTTGGCTAAAAACGGGGAGTAG
- the LOC127103034 gene encoding uncharacterized protein LOC127103034 yields the protein MRERKSKVVAHTKKRKEAPSSDSEYDVEQKVQDITPLKKDVGKKVTANVPEVPIYNISFHSVENVEKWKFVYQKRLALERYLGKDALECKEVVSLIENAGLMKSVDGFNKCYEMLVKEFIVNIPTDCDNKKSKEYKKVYVRGVEFSPEVIYRFKGRCEDEQAEVEVTDNTIYKEIIVKHVSQWSRKGKLSDSKLSVKYTVKMPIVFPSLICGKILSQHPGILISSDATSKRESLISLNYRLFAGTHVPHIVMPSGKETVAQPQRMRMLMQMLLLKHFPVLTFDMV from the exons ATGAGAGAGAGAAAA AGCAAGGTTGTGGCTCATACTAAGAAAAGGAAGGAAGCACCTTCAAGTGACTCTGAGTATGATGTCGAACAGAAAGTTCAAGACATCACGCCTCTAAAGAAAGATGTTGGGAAAAAGGTCACTGCTAATGTGCCTGAAGTTCCCATTTACAACATCTCTTTTCACTCTGTTGAGAATGTTGAAAAATGGAAGTTTGTGTACCAAAAGAGATTGGCTTTGGAAAGATATCTTGGGAAGGATGCCCTTGAATGTAAGGAGGTAGTAAGTCTTATTGAGAATGCGGGATTAATGAAGAGTGTTGATGGTTTTAACAAGTGTTATGAGATGCTTGTAAAGGAGTTCATTGTGAACATTCCTACGGATTGTGACAATAAGAAGAGTAAGGAGTACAAAAAGGTGTATGTGAGAGGTGTGGAGTTTTCTCCTGAGGTGATTTACAGGTTTAAGGGAAGGTGTGAGGATGAGCAGGCTGAAGTAGAAGTAACTGATAACACTATATATAAAGAAATCATTGTCAAACATGTGTCACAATGGTCAAGAAAGGGCAAGCTATCAGATAGCAAGTTGAGTGTGAAGTATACTGTGAAAATGCCTATTGTTTTTCCCTCTCTAATTTGTGGAAAAATTCTGAGTCAGCACCCTGGGATCTTGATCAGTTCTGATGCAACAAGTAAGAGGGAATCTCTTATATCCTTAAATTATAGGTTATTCGCAGGGACACATGTCCCACACATTGTCATGCCATCTGGTAAGGAAACTGTAGCTCAACCTCAAAGGATGAGAATGTTGATGCAGATGTTGCTACTGAAACATTTTCCAGTTCTGACATTTGATATGGTTTGA